A region of Veillonellaceae bacterium DNA encodes the following proteins:
- the murA gene encoding UDP-N-acetylglucosamine 1-carboxyvinyltransferase, whose protein sequence is MEKLVIHGGKTLHGNVRVSSAKNAVLPIIVATLLPETPASIVDAPNLDDVFTICSVLESLGVKVKKEDNVLTFDSSLLNKTEASYELMSKMRASFLIMGPLLAKMGHAKIALPGGCMIGSRPIDLHLKAFEAMGAEINIGNGFVESYAPHGLKGTTIYLDFPSVGATENILMAAATAEGRTVIENAAEEPEIVDLVTFLNSMGANIKGAGTNIIRIEGVQKLEGVSHTVIPDRIEAGTFMIAAAMAGGDVVIENVLTEHLKPLLAKLNEAGVKVTKEIDSVRVVSDGKIRSTDIKTLPYPGFPTDLQAQFMALMTIGNGISKITETVFENRFMHVGELQRMGASIQVEGRCAIVQGVPFLTGAFVRATDLRAGAALTLAGLAAHGETEIGELHHIDRGYDHLVEKLQGLGADIIRVDKD, encoded by the coding sequence TTGGAAAAATTAGTGATTCATGGGGGAAAGACCCTTCATGGGAATGTGCGCGTTTCGAGTGCTAAAAACGCAGTTTTACCTATTATTGTTGCAACGCTTCTGCCGGAAACACCTGCATCGATCGTAGATGCGCCTAATTTGGATGATGTTTTTACTATCTGCAGTGTTTTGGAATCGCTGGGAGTAAAAGTTAAAAAAGAAGACAATGTCCTGACATTCGATTCCTCCTTATTAAATAAGACAGAAGCTTCCTATGAACTGATGAGCAAAATGAGAGCGTCCTTCCTGATCATGGGACCGCTTTTAGCAAAGATGGGACATGCGAAAATCGCTCTTCCCGGCGGATGCATGATTGGAAGCCGGCCGATTGACCTGCATCTTAAAGCTTTTGAAGCTATGGGTGCTGAAATCAATATCGGAAATGGTTTTGTAGAAAGCTATGCGCCGCATGGTCTGAAAGGGACTACGATTTACCTGGATTTCCCAAGCGTTGGCGCCACTGAAAATATTCTGATGGCTGCGGCAACGGCTGAGGGACGGACTGTTATTGAAAATGCAGCAGAAGAACCGGAAATCGTCGATCTTGTTACATTCCTTAATTCCATGGGTGCCAACATTAAAGGTGCCGGGACTAATATCATCCGTATTGAAGGCGTCCAGAAACTGGAAGGCGTTTCCCATACAGTGATCCCTGACCGCATCGAGGCCGGTACATTCATGATCGCTGCTGCTATGGCAGGCGGCGATGTTGTCATAGAAAATGTCCTGACAGAACATTTGAAGCCGCTTCTTGCCAAACTGAATGAAGCAGGCGTTAAAGTGACAAAGGAAATTGACAGTGTCCGCGTCGTTAGTGATGGAAAGATCAGATCTACAGACATAAAGACACTTCCTTATCCTGGTTTTCCGACTGACCTGCAGGCCCAGTTCATGGCTTTAATGACAATTGGAAACGGGATCAGCAAAATTACTGAAACTGTCTTTGAAAACCGTTTCATGCATGTCGGTGAGCTCCAGCGCATGGGAGCATCCATTCAGGTGGAAGGCCGCTGCGCTATCGTTCAGGGCGTTCCTTTCCTGACAGGAGCTTTTGTGCGTGCAACAGATCTCAGAGCAGGTGCAGCCCTGACATTAGCGGGATTGGCAGCCCATGGAGAAACAGAGATCGGGGAACTGCATCATATTGATCGCGGCTATGATCATTTGGTTGAAAAATTACAGGGATTAGGAGCAGATATCATCCGTGTCGACAAAGACTGA
- a CDS encoding SpoIVB peptidase S55, whose translation MLKNKLKNLALAVLLALSGMGQAYAAQEFLPVSDVQEGMHGYAKTVVHGRQIDTFDVEVLGILKHKGASGGDLVLVKVSGPVIDKTNGIAQGMSGSPVYINGKLLGAISYGFPQSNGRIGMVTPISDMIRLWTINDTDQNTSDHPDTNGFVALDTPLMAEGYTGSGLEFLTEKMKEFNMVPYSSVSVQNDDAPYPLEAGGSVAATLVTGDLRLGAVGTVTYVDGNHMIAFGHPFLDKGSSGYFMHNAYILTIVPSHNIPFKLGSVGAEIGVVNQDRGAGISGVSGITPDSVRLHSNVLDLDLNRSTDFNVRMIQNESMLPALTATSAYNAISRTMDRKGQGTVTVNYTLFPKDLNKKAFTRSNMFWSANEAAEKSVDEIYNVVKLLEQNRFEKYELRDINVDMKVTSERKTAQLLDASAYPMVVSPGDTIHIRVRLQPYRGEVFYKEMSFTVPSDQPLGDMILEVRGGGVIPLPYLLQQQQYNLTDEVLDRVRVYKDFNDLFDKLQKEDQNNQIVAEILDPSVSTINNKTSSSKTKAEITDRDDSDVPDYLKGRKGNGADHGDMSKETAKSSVLTDYVIYGDGQFTFKVTTPEDRDRKLKILIKNSKEKGIEKMDSSALQTSEKKASDKTSEPASDKSAGKDKA comes from the coding sequence ATGCTGAAAAATAAACTGAAAAATCTCGCGCTGGCAGTGCTTCTGGCACTTTCCGGCATGGGTCAGGCTTATGCAGCACAGGAATTTCTGCCGGTTTCAGACGTGCAGGAAGGAATGCACGGATATGCTAAGACTGTTGTTCATGGAAGACAAATTGATACCTTCGATGTGGAAGTTCTGGGCATACTCAAGCATAAAGGAGCTTCGGGCGGAGATTTAGTATTAGTGAAGGTTTCAGGGCCTGTCATTGACAAGACGAACGGGATTGCCCAGGGGATGAGCGGGAGTCCTGTTTATATAAACGGTAAACTTTTAGGTGCCATATCATATGGCTTTCCGCAGTCTAACGGCCGGATAGGAATGGTTACACCGATTTCTGATATGATCCGCCTGTGGACCATTAATGATACGGATCAAAACACTAGTGATCATCCGGATACGAATGGTTTTGTGGCTTTGGATACGCCGCTTATGGCAGAAGGATATACTGGAAGCGGGCTGGAATTCCTTACGGAAAAAATGAAGGAATTCAATATGGTGCCATATTCTTCCGTCTCGGTCCAAAATGATGATGCGCCTTATCCTCTTGAAGCCGGCGGTTCCGTCGCTGCGACTTTAGTAACAGGCGACTTAAGGCTGGGAGCTGTAGGGACTGTTACCTATGTAGATGGGAACCACATGATCGCATTCGGACATCCATTTCTTGATAAGGGAAGTTCCGGTTACTTCATGCACAATGCATACATACTCACTATTGTGCCAAGCCATAATATTCCGTTCAAACTGGGATCTGTAGGAGCGGAAATCGGCGTAGTCAATCAGGACCGCGGTGCAGGGATCAGCGGGGTAAGCGGTATCACTCCGGATTCCGTGCGCCTTCATTCCAATGTCCTTGATCTTGATCTCAACAGGAGCACGGACTTTAATGTACGCATGATTCAGAATGAATCCATGCTTCCTGCGCTGACTGCAACATCTGCCTATAATGCCATAAGCAGGACAATGGACAGAAAAGGGCAGGGAACTGTTACTGTAAACTATACGCTGTTTCCTAAAGACCTGAATAAAAAGGCTTTTACAAGAAGCAACATGTTCTGGTCAGCGAATGAGGCTGCGGAGAAGAGTGTTGATGAAATTTATAATGTAGTCAAGCTTCTTGAACAGAACAGGTTTGAAAAGTATGAACTTCGAGATATCAATGTAGACATGAAGGTGACCTCCGAAAGGAAAACAGCGCAGCTTTTAGATGCATCTGCTTATCCGATGGTCGTCAGCCCAGGTGATACGATCCATATCCGTGTCAGGCTCCAGCCATACAGGGGAGAGGTTTTCTATAAAGAGATGTCATTTACCGTTCCATCCGACCAGCCGCTTGGAGACATGATTCTTGAAGTACGAGGCGGCGGCGTGATTCCGCTTCCGTACCTTCTTCAGCAGCAGCAGTATAATCTGACGGATGAAGTTCTTGACCGTGTGCGTGTGTATAAAGATTTCAACGATCTTTTCGACAAACTGCAGAAAGAAGACCAGAATAACCAGATCGTCGCTGAAATTCTGGATCCTTCAGTCAGCACAATTAATAACAAGACATCATCTTCAAAAACCAAGGCAGAAATTACTGACCGGGATGATTCGGATGTTCCTGATTACCTGAAAGGCAGAAAAGGAAACGGCGCAGATCATGGCGATATGAGCAAGGAGACAGCCAAGAGCTCTGTGCTGACCGATTATGTTATATATGGAGACGGGCAGTTTACTTTCAAAGTAACTACGCCTGAAGACAGAGACCGTAAGCTGAAAATCCTTATCAAGAATTCAAAGGAAAAAGGTATTGAGAAGATGGACAGCAGTGCGCTGCAGACATCCGAGAAAAAAGCATCGGACAAGACTTCAGAACCTGCTTCTGATAAGAGCGCAGGCAAGGACAAAGCCTGA
- a CDS encoding ABC transporter permease: MAFIESLGRQTISIFHQLGAIILLLVAAVKEIGTIRSRETFKQCLSLGVLSFPIVALTLLFTGMVLSVQIAGELTKYGADFTVGAIVAIGIGRELGPVLCGVVLAGRVGAAITAEIGTMRVTEQIDALRCMAVSPIGYLVVPRLVACMAMLPILNVFGVVIGVGGGMIVASLSHGVSSYVFMHSIRVFCVPSDLYIGVIKSIIFGMIVALVGCDRGMTCTAGAEGVGKATTQSVVYSIIMLFAANYILSSILF, encoded by the coding sequence ATGGCATTTATTGAATCTTTGGGAAGACAAACGATCAGTATATTTCACCAATTAGGGGCCATTATCCTTTTATTGGTTGCGGCGGTAAAGGAAATAGGCACGATTCGTAGCAGGGAAACATTTAAGCAGTGCTTGTCCCTCGGTGTTTTGTCATTTCCGATTGTTGCACTGACGCTTTTATTTACGGGCATGGTACTTTCGGTACAGATTGCAGGAGAGCTTACAAAATACGGGGCTGATTTTACTGTCGGGGCTATTGTTGCTATCGGTATAGGCCGTGAATTAGGCCCGGTTCTTTGCGGTGTTGTGCTTGCCGGCAGAGTCGGTGCTGCTATTACTGCGGAGATCGGCACAATGCGCGTTACCGAGCAGATTGATGCCCTGCGGTGCATGGCTGTAAGCCCGATCGGCTACCTTGTCGTTCCCAGGCTTGTCGCATGTATGGCAATGCTTCCCATCCTGAATGTTTTTGGCGTTGTAATCGGTGTCGGCGGCGGAATGATTGTAGCCTCCCTTTCACACGGAGTGTCTTCCTATGTTTTTATGCACTCGATTCGTGTATTCTGCGTTCCGTCTGATTTATATATCGGTGTTATAAAATCCATCATATTTGGAATGATTGTCGCTTTGGTCGGATGCGACCGCGGGATGACCTGTACTGCCGGTGCAGAAGGCGTAGGCAAAGCAACGACGCAGTCCGTCGTTTATTCCATAATTATGCTCTTTGCTGCAAATTATATTCTTTCATCTATACTGTTCTGA
- a CDS encoding 23S rRNA (pseudouridine(1915)-N(3))-methyltransferase RlmH translates to MRAGIQEYVKRLTPFSKWEELEQNEVKMPDNCSPVMKEKILMEEGESLLKHIRDEDYLILLDLKGKEMTSEEFADCLNDKMLTGTNHFYFMIGGPYGNGENIRKRANLRISFGKMTLTHQMARLILSEQIYRAMKIIHNQHYHL, encoded by the coding sequence ATGCGGGCAGGCATTCAGGAATACGTGAAGCGCCTCACACCATTTTCAAAATGGGAGGAATTAGAGCAAAATGAAGTGAAGATGCCCGATAACTGTTCTCCCGTCATGAAAGAAAAAATATTGATGGAAGAGGGAGAAAGTCTTCTTAAACACATTCGTGATGAAGATTACCTGATCCTTCTTGATTTAAAAGGGAAAGAAATGACCTCTGAAGAATTTGCAGATTGTTTGAATGATAAGATGCTCACAGGGACCAATCACTTCTATTTTATGATTGGAGGTCCTTATGGGAATGGAGAAAATATACGGAAGAGGGCAAATCTGCGCATATCATTTGGCAAGATGACATTGACGCATCAGATGGCAAGGCTGATACTCTCTGAGCAGATTTACAGAGCCATGAAAATTATTCACAACCAGCATTATCATTTATAA
- a CDS encoding ABC transporter ATP-binding protein, translating to MIDIINVEQTFGDRRILKNVNLQINKGETMVILGASGSGKSTLLKMMIGLLKPTSGKILIDGRDITKMPETELNEQRKHMGMVFQYSALFDSMNVKENIAFGLRMHTKLSEPEIDQAVKEKLHLVGLDGTEELMPSNLSGGMKKRIGLARAIVLEPEIILYDEPTAGLDPIRSTDISLLIKNMQEKLHVTSVVVTHDLKSAELIADRMAFLYEGSFLEIGKPSVLYQSKDARIKQFMNGLPSSPDIEKEGDE from the coding sequence ATGATTGATATTATTAATGTCGAGCAGACTTTCGGCGACAGAAGAATTCTGAAAAATGTAAATTTGCAGATCAATAAGGGAGAGACGATGGTTATCCTTGGTGCCTCCGGCTCAGGAAAATCTACACTCCTCAAGATGATGATAGGGCTTTTGAAGCCAACATCAGGCAAAATATTGATCGATGGCAGAGATATAACAAAGATGCCTGAAACAGAGCTCAATGAACAGCGGAAACATATGGGCATGGTTTTCCAGTATTCAGCACTGTTTGACTCCATGAATGTCAAAGAAAACATTGCATTTGGACTGAGGATGCATACAAAACTGTCAGAGCCTGAGATTGATCAGGCGGTCAAGGAAAAACTTCATCTTGTGGGACTGGATGGAACAGAAGAACTGATGCCGTCAAACCTGTCCGGAGGCATGAAGAAACGTATAGGGCTGGCAAGAGCCATTGTCCTTGAACCGGAAATCATTTTGTATGACGAACCGACAGCGGGCCTTGATCCCATTCGTTCAACGGATATAAGTTTATTGATAAAAAATATGCAGGAAAAGCTGCATGTTACAAGTGTTGTAGTAACACATGATTTAAAGTCAGCGGAGCTTATAGCTGACAGGATGGCGTTTCTTTATGAAGGATCTTTCCTTGAAATCGGAAAACCTTCTGTGCTTTACCAGTCAAAAGATGCGAGAATAAAACAATTCATGAATGGATTGCCGTCTTCGCCGGATATAGAGAAAGAGGGGGATGAATGA
- a CDS encoding CBS domain-containing protein, translated as MMARSLKAKDFMTNYVFTVSPDITVHELVGLFITHPVSAIPVVGDDNELLGIVSEGDLLYKKVRPQIPQYVDVLGGNLYYYGFGRYEKSFRKLLATTASEIMTRDVRCVTPDTDMDTITTLMVDEHLKTVPVVEKPKKDIKVKGAKVPVRLVGIITRHDILGAIAAIEAEEALKEIGKDKGAEKPGNSSTANDKEK; from the coding sequence ATGATGGCCAGGTCACTAAAAGCAAAGGATTTTATGACCAATTATGTATTTACCGTCTCTCCTGACATAACTGTACACGAACTGGTCGGGCTTTTTATTACACATCCGGTCAGTGCGATTCCAGTAGTCGGGGACGATAATGAATTGTTGGGCATTGTTTCGGAAGGGGATCTTCTTTATAAGAAGGTTCGTCCTCAGATTCCTCAGTACGTAGATGTACTGGGCGGAAATCTTTATTATTACGGTTTTGGACGGTATGAAAAATCATTCAGGAAACTGCTCGCAACGACTGCATCTGAAATCATGACGCGAGATGTGCGTTGTGTAACACCCGATACCGACATGGATACGATTACTACGCTCATGGTTGATGAACATTTGAAGACTGTGCCGGTTGTGGAAAAACCTAAAAAAGATATCAAGGTCAAAGGAGCTAAAGTGCCGGTCAGGTTGGTCGGCATTATAACCAGACATGATATACTTGGCGCTATAGCTGCTATTGAGGCAGAAGAAGCCCTTAAGGAAATAGGTAAAGACAAAGGTGCTGAAAAACCAGGCAACAGCAGTACTGCCAATGATAAGGAAAAATAG
- a CDS encoding MlaD family protein has protein sequence MMKWTTEAKVGAFSLAGIILFTIIIVHLSTLVIFGRSGFLVTGYFKEAEGIEKGNPIHYAGVEVGMVDNIAVKNGEAVLSLRFYNDAKIPKDAEFTIQTSSVMGGRFIKVSGGHQDRGYLQNGMTIEGVASPGIDQAMDKMDKLINSAQTMLNGINEIVADPNAQRNVKNSISNFDAISQNLAILTSQGIQTASEIQEITGQINSMLKQFNGDGKAAADARAIMDNLVVTSENAREISGNAKNISGKINNIMNGNADLGMSVSGELLYNTKKDDFSPNIFLKAGKDSYGLFGIESVGNDPVYDAMFGRMKGIYGVHAGIIRNKLGIGADYEKKKWKFSADLFDPNDLALRIRGTYDLGDNVFVIGQSILPHSKTGGGEYLGLGYNY, from the coding sequence ATGATGAAGTGGACAACTGAGGCGAAAGTAGGGGCTTTTTCGCTCGCCGGAATCATTTTGTTTACAATAATCATTGTTCATTTAAGCACTCTGGTTATTTTTGGCAGAAGCGGTTTTCTTGTAACAGGCTATTTTAAAGAAGCGGAAGGCATCGAAAAAGGAAACCCGATCCATTATGCCGGCGTAGAAGTCGGCATGGTCGACAACATTGCAGTTAAAAACGGTGAAGCGGTATTATCGCTGCGCTTCTATAATGATGCCAAAATTCCTAAGGATGCTGAGTTTACCATTCAAACCAGCAGCGTCATGGGCGGAAGATTCATTAAGGTTTCCGGAGGCCATCAGGACCGCGGATATCTCCAGAACGGCATGACCATAGAAGGTGTTGCCAGCCCGGGAATTGACCAGGCGATGGATAAAATGGATAAGCTGATCAATTCAGCGCAGACAATGCTGAACGGCATCAATGAAATTGTTGCGGATCCTAATGCGCAGAGAAATGTAAAGAACAGTATCAGTAATTTCGACGCCATTTCCCAGAATCTTGCCATTTTGACATCCCAGGGCATACAGACCGCTTCAGAAATTCAAGAAATTACGGGCCAGATCAACTCGATGCTCAAGCAGTTCAATGGAGATGGGAAAGCGGCTGCTGACGCCAGGGCAATCATGGATAATCTGGTAGTTACATCGGAAAATGCCAGGGAAATATCTGGAAATGCAAAGAACATATCTGGTAAAATTAATAATATAATGAATGGAAATGCAGATTTAGGTATGTCTGTTTCCGGGGAATTGTTATATAATACTAAGAAAGACGATTTCTCACCAAACATTTTCCTGAAAGCAGGCAAAGATTCTTACGGTCTGTTCGGGATAGAATCTGTTGGGAATGATCCTGTCTATGATGCCATGTTTGGAAGAATGAAGGGAATTTACGGAGTACATGCGGGAATAATCCGCAATAAACTCGGTATTGGTGCAGATTATGAAAAGAAAAAATGGAAATTCTCCGCTGATCTATTCGATCCGAACGACCTGGCTCTTCGTATACGCGGGACTTATGACTTAGGCGATAACGTTTTCGTCATCGGCCAGTCCATCCTTCCTCATAGCAAAACCGGAGGAGGAGAATATTTAGGACTTGGATATAACTACTGA
- a CDS encoding TrkA family potassium uptake protein, with protein sequence MGRKLQFFVAGLGRFGESVAVTLEKMGYDVMAMDIAEDVVQDLSDTLGYVVCADCSDEKNLTAIGAGNADVAVVAVGELSASLMTTLLLKDMGVKKIVVKALDPLHGKMLQKIGADKVIYSEKEMGVRVAHNLISPGIVDYIEMEDNITILSIHVPQDWIGKSLIDIDVRKKYNITVVAIKRKGEMFVNPHPDMKMDVEDMLVILGDSESVKRVTATLGQ encoded by the coding sequence ATGGGACGTAAATTACAGTTTTTTGTTGCAGGACTTGGCCGCTTTGGAGAGAGTGTCGCTGTAACACTGGAAAAAATGGGCTATGATGTAATGGCAATGGATATTGCAGAAGATGTAGTGCAGGATTTATCTGACACATTGGGGTATGTAGTGTGTGCCGACTGTTCAGACGAGAAGAACCTGACTGCTATTGGAGCGGGTAATGCAGATGTAGCGGTTGTAGCAGTCGGGGAACTATCCGCAAGCCTTATGACTACGCTTCTTCTGAAAGATATGGGCGTCAAGAAAATCGTTGTAAAAGCTTTGGACCCATTGCACGGCAAAATGCTACAGAAGATCGGCGCAGACAAAGTTATATATTCCGAAAAAGAAATGGGCGTCAGGGTAGCACACAATCTGATTTCGCCAGGCATCGTCGATTACATTGAAATGGAAGACAATATCACGATTCTTTCCATTCATGTCCCTCAGGACTGGATTGGAAAGAGCTTAATAGATATAGATGTAAGAAAGAAATATAATATAACAGTTGTTGCAATCAAGAGGAAAGGGGAAATGTTCGTCAATCCTCATCCGGATATGAAAATGGATGTAGAGGATATGCTTGTCATTTTAGGGGATTCCGAGAGTGTTAAACGCGTAACAGCAACATTGGGGCAATAG
- a CDS encoding rod shape-determining protein, translating to MDWIGSFGAEDIGVDIGTSNIVLYVKYKGLIFSEASVLARNEITHEYFAFGTKAEEMEGKAPHEISIIRPLRNGAIIDYNGAAYLLNSIVNKSYLKSMFFHPRLIMCVSDGINSVQRRALLEAAVAMGARKTVLIDQPLAAMMGMNESGKTPEGTMFVDVGGGSTKVSVLSPRGIIASQFSTRSGIKMDQAIMNLVKEKYHVRIGRKEAESLKIALGAQWDLEQTPRISETFGLSLVSGLPVKIAVTGEDIASAVNPILYDIFKCIRDVIQRTPPAILADIREHGIKLIGGGSQLKGLDILISKIAGFRAYVVERPNYINAVGAGKSLDYINEFRDSLQDLH from the coding sequence ATGGACTGGATCGGCTCATTCGGCGCAGAAGATATAGGGGTAGACATTGGTACTTCCAATATTGTTCTTTATGTAAAGTATAAAGGCCTTATATTTTCTGAAGCTTCCGTTTTAGCGCGCAATGAGATCACTCATGAATACTTTGCATTTGGCACTAAGGCAGAAGAAATGGAAGGAAAGGCTCCCCATGAGATCAGTATCATCCGTCCGCTGCGCAATGGTGCGATTATTGATTATAACGGTGCAGCATACCTTTTAAACTCCATCGTCAATAAATCATACCTGAAGAGCATGTTTTTCCATCCACGCCTCATTATGTGTGTCTCTGACGGGATTAACAGTGTTCAGCGGAGAGCTCTTCTGGAAGCTGCTGTTGCCATGGGAGCAAGGAAGACTGTGCTGATTGACCAGCCGCTGGCAGCAATGATGGGGATGAATGAATCAGGAAAGACGCCTGAAGGGACAATGTTTGTAGATGTCGGAGGCGGATCTACGAAGGTATCCGTACTTTCACCGCGCGGAATCATTGCCAGCCAGTTCTCTACGAGATCGGGAATCAAGATGGATCAGGCCATCATGAACCTGGTAAAAGAGAAATATCATGTCCGCATTGGCAGAAAAGAAGCAGAATCTTTGAAAATCGCCTTGGGAGCACAGTGGGATCTGGAGCAGACTCCGAGGATTTCTGAAACATTCGGACTTTCACTGGTATCCGGACTTCCTGTCAAGATTGCAGTGACTGGAGAAGACATTGCAAGCGCTGTCAATCCAATTCTTTATGACATCTTCAAGTGCATCAGAGATGTCATCCAGCGCACACCGCCCGCCATCCTGGCAGATATCAGAGAACATGGCATCAAACTCATTGGCGGAGGCTCACAGCTTAAGGGACTCGATATACTCATTTCCAAAATAGCGGGTTTCCGGGCATATGTTGTGGAAAGGCCTAATTATATTAATGCTGTCGGGGCAGGCAAATCTTTAGATTATATTAATGAATTCAGAGATTCGCTTCAGGATCTTCATTGA
- a CDS encoding TolC family protein — protein sequence MNKFTYHVLLTSVLLALSVGANAEAKAAPTRLTTDPAITEKAIAAQMNQVNSENNVNFNNILLQKNLGDSIAETAAPKASALDIDLRGAVTLAIQNNRDITIAELQRREAEADVSAAAAGKNPSLSNTWSASRTKAKGQTGSYGIDNSFGNGLKVTWPIWTGGSVESAINAARYAKNISDLEVYKTEAATKLSAVKAYYNYLEAIKLAEVQHESVSDYQSHLTNVQQQFDAGVVAKLDVLTSNVSLANAKQASIAADNTRDVAEANLNNIMRIPMNTKINALDKDFPEPEFDITMDQAILLAQKYRWELVEADYQVRVANENLRKAKAGYMPTIAVSSGYNWSDSDFPGFANKGWSVGGSVSWPIWDGGSTQAAIKKADAAVKVAQEQLLQSRESVELEVRQDYLNILAAKEQIRATEASVAEAEEAYKIAAVRYSSGVGTNLDVLDAELQLSTARTNYISALYNYNIGLATLENAMGIPAVIHPEFAAGSENK from the coding sequence ATGAATAAATTTACTTACCATGTGTTACTTACATCAGTTCTGCTTGCGCTTTCTGTTGGAGCAAATGCAGAAGCAAAGGCTGCTCCTACAAGATTGACAACCGATCCTGCAATTACAGAAAAAGCGATTGCGGCGCAGATGAATCAGGTAAATTCAGAAAATAATGTTAATTTCAACAATATACTTCTTCAGAAGAATTTAGGAGATTCCATTGCAGAGACGGCAGCTCCCAAAGCATCTGCTTTGGATATCGATCTCCGTGGGGCAGTGACACTGGCAATCCAGAACAATCGTGATATCACTATTGCTGAACTGCAGAGAAGAGAAGCTGAAGCGGATGTCAGTGCTGCAGCAGCTGGCAAAAATCCGTCACTCTCGAATACATGGAGCGCATCCAGAACAAAAGCCAAAGGACAGACTGGCAGCTATGGAATCGATAACAGCTTTGGCAACGGGCTGAAGGTTACCTGGCCGATCTGGACGGGCGGTTCTGTTGAGAGCGCAATCAATGCGGCAAGGTATGCTAAGAATATTTCCGACCTTGAAGTTTACAAGACTGAAGCTGCTACAAAGCTTTCTGCCGTCAAGGCATATTACAATTATCTGGAAGCTATCAAGCTTGCAGAAGTACAGCATGAATCAGTCAGCGATTACCAGAGCCATCTGACCAACGTACAGCAGCAGTTTGATGCAGGTGTTGTTGCAAAGCTTGACGTATTGACCTCCAATGTATCCCTGGCAAATGCAAAACAGGCAAGTATTGCAGCGGATAATACAAGAGATGTTGCTGAAGCAAACCTGAATAACATTATGCGTATTCCAATGAATACGAAGATCAATGCTTTGGATAAGGATTTCCCGGAACCTGAATTCGACATTACCATGGATCAGGCGATCCTTCTGGCACAGAAATACAGATGGGAACTGGTTGAAGCAGATTATCAGGTAAGGGTAGCCAATGAAAATCTTCGCAAGGCTAAAGCAGGCTATATGCCGACAATAGCTGTCAGCAGCGGCTACAACTGGAGTGATTCTGATTTCCCGGGATTTGCCAATAAAGGCTGGAGCGTCGGCGGCTCCGTAAGCTGGCCTATCTGGGACGGTGGTTCAACGCAGGCTGCCATTAAGAAAGCAGACGCTGCAGTCAAAGTGGCTCAGGAGCAGCTCCTGCAGTCCAGAGAAAGCGTCGAACTTGAAGTAAGACAGGACTATTTGAATATTCTGGCTGCTAAAGAGCAGATCCGTGCAACCGAAGCTTCCGTTGCTGAAGCAGAAGAAGCGTACAAGATTGCTGCGGTCAGATACAGCAGCGGCGTTGGTACGAACCTTGATGTACTGGATGCAGAACTGCAGTTGAGTACAGCTCGTACAAACTATATCAGCGCTTTGTATAACTACAATATCGGTCTGGCAACTTTGGAAAATGCAATGGGAATTCCTGCTGTTATCCATCCAGAGTTTGCTGCAGGCAGCGAAAATAAATAA